From the genome of Lotus japonicus ecotype B-129 chromosome 6, LjGifu_v1.2, one region includes:
- the LOC130722157 gene encoding probable leucine-rich repeat receptor-like protein kinase At2g33170, which produces MSLNIRGGRGLSEGYFVILLLLTLLCGIEGLNTEGHILLELKNGLHDKFNLLGSWKSSDETPCGWVGVNCSDNSINSVVMSLNLSSIGLSGTLNATSIGGLTHLTYVNLAFNELTGNIPREIGECLNLESLYLNNNQFEGPIPAELGKLSVLRNLNICNNKLSGVLPGEFGSMSSLVELVAYSNFLVGPLPNSIGNLNNLVTFRAGANNITGSLPKEIGRCKSLERLGLAQNQLTGELPSEIGMLNSLKELVLWENRFSGAIPKELGNCSNLETLALYGNNLVGPLPREIGNLKSVKSLYLYRNKLNGTIPREIGNLSSVLSIDFSENSFVGDIPSELSKISGLSLLFLFENHLTGVIPDEFSNLRNLSQLDLSINNLRGPIPLGFQYLSRMYQLQLFDNSLSGVIPQGLGLRSPLWVVDFSDNNLTGRIPPHLCRNSRLMLLNLAANQLNRNIPTGILNCESLTQLLLFGNKLTGGFPSKLCKLENLTAVDLNENRFSGPLPPEIAYCRKLQRLHIANNYFVSELPKEIGNLSQLVTFNVSSNLFTGGIPPEIFWCQRLQRLDLSHNSFTGSLPSELGTLQHLEILKLSNNKLSGYIPGALGNLSHLNWLLMDGNSFSGEIPSHLGYLSSLQIAMDLSYNNLSGRIPSQLGNLNMLEYLFLNNNHLDGDIPSSFSELSSLLGCNFSHNNLSGPIPSTKIFQDMDASSFIGGNKGLCGAPLGSCNTNRASRSVRPGKNVESPRAKIVMIIAAVVGGVSLIFIVVILYYMRRPRETIDSFGDAESETPSANSDMYLPPKDGFTFQDLVEATKRFHESYVIGRGACGTVYKAVMKSGKTIAVKKLASNREGNNIENSFRAEIMTLGRIRHRNIVKLYGFCYHQGSNLLLYEYMERGSLGELLHGSAASLEWPTRFMIALGAAEGLAYLHHDCKPKIVHRDIKSNNILLDESFEAHVGDFGLAKVIDMPQSKSMSAIAGSYGYIAPEYAYTMKVTEKCDIYSYGVVLLELLTGKSPVQPLEQGGDLVTWVRNHIRDHDNTLSSEILDSRLELEEQITRNHMLTVLKLALLCTSMSPSKRPTMREVVSMLILSNEREGNLTLTQTYNHDLPSKGVI; this is translated from the exons ATGTCTTTGAACATCAGGGGGGGGAGAGGTTTGTCAGAAGGGTATTTCGTAATTTTACTGCTCTTGACTTTACTTTGTGGCATAGAGGGGTTGAACACAGAGGGGCATATCCTTCTAGAGCTGAAGAATGGACTTCATGACAAGTTTAATCTATTGGGGAGTTGGAAGTCTTCTGATGAAACCCCATGTGGATGGGTTGGTGTAAATTGTAGTGACAATAGCATCAACTCAGTGGTCATGTCTCTTAATTTGAGTTCTATAGGTCTTTCTGGAACTCTAAATGCTACTAGCATTGGGGGTTTGACCCATCTAACTTATGTAAATCTTGCTTTCAATGAGCTCACTGGAAATATCCCCAGGGAGATTGGTGAGTGCTTGAATTTGGAATCTCTATATTTGAACAACAATCAATTTGAGGGACCAATTCCTGCTGAATTAGGTAAGCTGTCTGTTTTGAGAAATTTGAACATTTGCAACAATAAACTCTCTGGTGTTCTTCCGGGCGAGTTTGGAAGCATGTCTTCATTGGTTGAGTTAGTGGCCTATAGCAACTTTCTTGTTGGCCCCCTGCCTAACTCCATCGGAAATTTGAACAATCTTGTGACTTTCAGAGCCGGGGCAAATAACATTACCGGTAGCTTGCCGAAGGAAATTGGCAGATGTAAGAGCTTGGAACGTCTTGGTCTTGCTCAAAATCAGCTCACAGGGGAGCTACCGAGTGAGATTGGCATGCTTAACAGCTTAAAAGAACTCGTTTTATGGGAAAACCGGTTCTCCGGAGCTATTCCTAAAGAGCTAGGGAATTGCAGTAATCTTGAGACCCTTGCTTTATATGGGAATAATCTTGTTGGGCCTTTACCTAGGGAGATTGGGAACCTCAAATCAGTGAAGTCGTTGTATCTTTACAGAAATAAGTTAAATGGGACCATCCCAAGGGAAATtggaaatctttcttcagttttAAGCATTGATTTCTCAGAGAATTCTTTTGTAGGTGACATCCCTTCGGAGTTGAGCAAAATAAGTGGTCTGAGTTTGCTCTTTCTCTTTGAGAATCATCTAACTGGTGTTATACCTGACGAGTTTAGCAACTTGAGGAACCTGTCTCAGCTGGACCTATCAATAAACAATCTTAGAGGTCCAATTCCACTTGGCTTCCAATATCTGTCTCGAATGTATCAGTTGCAACTTTTTGACAACTCTCTAAGTGGTGTTATTCCTCAGGGACTCGGACTTCGTAGTCCtctttgggtggttgatttctCCGACAACAACTTGACCGGAAGAATACCTCCTCATCTTTGCCGAAATTCCCGCTTGATGTTGTTGAATTTGGCAGCTAACCAGCTTAATAGAAATATACCCACAGGGATACTGAACTGTGAATCACTGACACAGCTGCTGTTGTTTGGAAACAAGCTTACCGGCGGCTTCCCTTCAAAACTGTGTAAACTGGAGAACCTTACTGCCGTTGATTTGAACGAGAACAGGTTCAGCGGTCCACTTCCTCCTGAGATTGCGTACTGCCGTAAATTGCAAAGGCTTCATATTGCAAACAATTATTTCGTATCAGAGTTACCTAAGGAAATAGGAAACCTCTCTCAGTTGGTGACTTTTAATGTTTCATCAAATCTTTTCACTGGTGGAATCCCACCTGAAATTTTTTGGTGCCAAAGGCTCCAGCGGCTTGATCTCAGTCACAATAGCTTTACTGGTTCCTTGCCAAGTGAGCTTGGAACACTTCAACACTTGGAGATTCTCAAGCTCTCAAATAATAAGCTGTCTGGATATATTCCTGGAGCATTAGGTAATCTGTCTCATTTGAACTGGTTGCTGATGGATGGAAATTCATTTTCTGGTGAAATACCTTCCCACTTGGGTTATCTTTCAAGCTTACAGATTGCAATGGATCTCAGTTACAATAATCTTTCTGGACGAATACCGTCTCAGCTCGGGAATCTCAACATGCTTGAATATCTGTTTCTGAATAACAACCATTTGGATGGTGACATTCCCAGCTCCTTCAGTGAGCTTTCAAGCTTGCTAGGATGTAATTTCTCACACAATAACCTCTCTGGACCTATACCTTCCACTAAGATTTTCCAAGATATGGATGCAAGTAGCTTTATTGGTGGTAACAAAGGCCTTTGCGGTGCACCTCTCGGTAGCTGCAACACCAATCGAGCTTCTCGTTCTGTTCGTCCAGGGAAAAATGTTGAGTCTCCTCGCGCTAAAATTGTCATGATCATTGCAGCTGTTGTTGGTGGTGTTTCTCTCATTTTTATTGTAGTTATTTTGTATTATATGAGACGTCCTAGGGAGACAATTGATTCCTTTGGAGACGCTGAGAGTGAGACTCCCTCCGCGAATTCAGATATGTATTTGCCTCCAAAGGATGGTTTCACATTTCAAGATCTAGTTGAAGCTACAAAAAGGTTTCATGAAAGCTATGTTATTGGCCGCGGAGCTTGTGGAACAGTTTACAAGGCAGTGATGAAATCTGGTAAAACTATTGCTGTAAAGAAGTTAGCATCTAACAGGGAGGGGAATAACATTGAGAACAGTTTCAGGGCTGAGATAATGACTCTGGGAAGGATAAGGCATCGGAATATAGTGAAGTTGTATGGTTTTTGCTATCACCAGGGCTCCAATCTCCTACTTTATGAGTACATGGAAAGGGGTAGCTTAGGAGAACTATTGCATGGTTCTGCAGCTAGTTTGGAGTGGCCGACTCGGTTCATGATTGCGCTTGGAGCTGCTGAGGGTCTTGCCTACTTGCATCATGACTGCAAACCAAAGATTGTTCACCGTGACATAAAATCTAATAACATTCTACTTGATGAAAGTTTTGAGGCCCATGTTGGTGATTTTGGCTTGGCAAAAGTGATTGACATGCCACAGTCAAAATCAATGTCTGCAATTGCTGGATCTTATGGGTATATTGCTCCTG AGTATGCATATACCATGAAGGTCACAGAAAAGTGTGACATATACAGTTACGGCGTTGTGCTCTTGGAACTGCTAACCGGAAAATCTCCAGTTCAGCCACTGGAGCAAGGAGGTGATCTTGTCACATGGGTGAGGAACCATATTCGGGACCATGACAATACATTGTCATCAGAGATACTCGACAGTCGTCTTGAACTTGAAGAACAAATCACCAGGAATCACATGCTCACTGTTTTGAAACTTGCTTTACTATGCACAAGCATGTCTCCTTCAAAGAGGCCAACAATGCGCGAAGTTGTGTCAATGCTCATTCTGTCCAATGAGCGAGAAGGAAACCTAACACTCACTCAAACATATAACCATGATCTTCCTTCAAAAGGTGTCATATGA